The following are from one region of the Hemitrygon akajei chromosome 6, sHemAka1.3, whole genome shotgun sequence genome:
- the LOC140729381 gene encoding uncharacterized protein, whose translation MDVGEFMRNPTVEALGKATKSDLVSLAQALDLTAVKPAMKKQEVLRVIQQHYVGKKVFTAEDLENIPERRLVSGTNQAELEKARLEHEFKIKQLEIDAAQKAAEREAERAERAREAERAERAREAERAREAERAREAERAREAEREREQVFKLKQLEAEEREKQRNYELELDRRKQERRTQGGEKEGFDISRALRLVPPFEETDVDSYFLLFEKVAENQQWPREQWVALLQSVLRGKAQRVYAALPTERDGNYDQVKEAILRGYELVPEAYRQRFRNLKRGWNQTYTELAHEKGVLLNRWCTAEKVAEDYGRLRELVLIEEFKSCVPEEIRMYLNERTNQSISEMARLADEYALTHKTKFSSPKSYPRDRRNGRDSPPAKGETPPGASTKSEDNRQETWRSPGFNCFNCGKVGHIASKCTAPRKESERGKAAISIGCVASIRKSTSRPQTDGIQEGRETFRSEGTVALKEGDPPIPVRIWRDTGAELSLISRNVLKFGPRTGEVALRGIGNRTEVVPLHRVFLDCELVSGPVDLGVLPELPGEGVDVLLGNDLAGGKMGAAVKLTTQPVRVEDPPSEKKFYPACAVTRSMSKRAAETESGWNLASFDLAETFIPTLYQRESEEGKTESREERVGNREEVDRSLARREFVREQNGDEELVSLRESVLSETELEAEPEGYYLQEGVLMRKWRPPAVQADEDWAVLRQIVVPKVYRNDILDLAHKGPLGGHLGIKKTVERVQREFYWPNLRKDVTEYCKRCHTCQVVGKPNQVIPKAPLRPIPACEEPFSRVIVDFVGPLPKTASGRQYIMTLMCAATRFPEAVPLGSIRTSAVVKALIKFFTTVGLPKEIQSDQGSTFTSNVFRQMMTQLGVRQIMASAYHPESQGALERFHATLKTMLKAYCQENVRDWDEALPLLLFAVRDTVQCSLGFSPFELVFGHRPRGPLTLLKEKWSNPTAQVSVVDYVLKFRERLRQVCAWANENLKASQEKMGQWYNQRAREREFHVGDRVLVLFPVATHPLGARFQGPYTVRKKIDSLNYVIETPDRRKPTQLVHVNMIKGYHEPTPPVVGAAMKADEVGGDGKEEPERFDKIGIVPTRLENSVVLANLAGKVGHLKPEQREQVIQLVNRHADLCPDVPRRCNGTQHDVIATSTQPIKQAPYRMNPEKSQLVEKEIEHMLAAGIIRESSSAWASPCVVVPKPDGTIRFCTDYRKVNAVTQTDAYPLPRVDDCIDQLGKARYITKIDLLKGYWCVPLTDRAREISAFVTPSGLYEYNVMPFGMKNAPGTFQRMIDAVIKGLTHTKAYLDDVVVWNDTWEEHLGAVESLFTRMSAAHLTVNLAKSEFGHATITYLGYVVGDGQLAPVQAKVRAISEVPVPSNKRALRRFLGMVGYYRKFCKNFADIALPLTKLLQKEEKFEWGHSCQNAFEKLKAVLCHDPVLKAPDLLTPFSLATDASDEAAGAVLLQQAGDGVEHPVAYFSRKFNRHQRNYSTVEKELLALVLAIQHFEVYICPAQRPLVVYTDHNPLVFLNNMKNKNRRLLSWSLMLQEFDIKIQHIKGSDNVLADCLSRC comes from the coding sequence atggatgtgggtgaattcatgagaaacccgacggtagaggcgctagggaaggctacaaaatcagacttagtaagtttggcgcaggccttagacctcacagcggtgaagccagcaatgaaaaagcaggaagtgctaagggtcatacaacagcactacgttgggaagaaggtgtttacagctgaggatttggaaaatattcccgaaaggagattagtgagtgggacaaatcaggcagagttggagaaagcaaggctggaacatgagtttaaaataaagcagctagaaatagacgcagctcagaaggctgcagagagagaagccgagagagccgagagggcaagagaagccgagagagccgagagggcaagagaagccgagagggcaagagaagccgagagggcaagagaagccgagagggcaagagaagccgagagggaaagagagcaggtgttcaaactaaagcagctagaagcagaagagagagagaaacagaggaactatgaattggagctggacaggcgaaaacaagagcgaagaactcaagggggagagaaagaggggtttgatattagtcgggcgttgaggttggtccccccgttcgaggagacggatgttgatagttatttcttgctctttgaaaaggtggcagagaatcagcagtggcccagagagcaatgggtggcgttgttacaaagtgtgttacggggaaaagcacagcgggtatatgccgcgctgcccacagaaagggacgggaattatgatcaagtaaaggaggccattctccgaggttacgagttagtacctgaggcgtatagacaaaggttccgaaatttaaaaagagggtggaatcaaacgtataccgagctagcccatgagaagggtgtgctcttgaatcgttggtgcacagctgaaaaggtggccgaggactatgggcgtctcagggagctagttttgattgaggaatttaaaagttgcgttccggaagagatccgaatgtatttaaatgagaggacgaatcagtccatctcagagatggctaggctcgcagatgaatatgccctaacccacaagacaaagttttcctcgccaaaaagttacccgagagaccgtcggaacggtagggacagtccgccggctaagggagaaactccaccgggagctagcacaaaaagtgaggataacagacaagaaacctggagatctcctggtttcaactgttttaattgtggaaaggtgggacatattgcatcaaaatgcactgctccgaggaaggagtcggaacgagggaaagcagctatttccataggctgtgttgcgtcgatccgaaaatcgacaagcaggccccagacagatggaatacaggaggggcgggagacatttaggtccgaaggaaccgtggctttgaaggaaggggaccccccaattcccgtacgaatttggagagacacgggggcggaactatcgttaattagccgtaatgtgttaaaattcggccctcgcacgggggaggtagcccttagaggtatcgggaaccgaaccgaggtcgtgcctttgcatagggtctttctagattgtgagttggtgtcgggaccagtagatctgggggtcctgccggaattgccaggagaaggagtggacgtccttctgggtaacgacctagcgggtgggaagatgggtgccgccgtgaagctgaccacccagcccgtgagagttgaagaccctccctcagaaaaaaaattctatcccgcatgtgcggtcactcgcagcatgtcgaaaagggCCGCTGAGACAGAGAGCGGGTggaatctggccagttttgatttggccgaaacttttataccgactctgtaccaacgAGAGTCCGAGGAAGGGAAAACGGAGAGTAGGGAGGAACGAGTGGGAAATAGAGAGGAGGTAGACCGGTCCTTAGccagaagagagtttgtacgggaacagaatggtgacgaggagctggtatccttgagagagtcggttctctccgagactgaactggaggcagagccagagggttattatctccaggagggggtgttgatgaggaagtggagaccccctgcggtgcaggccgatgaggactgggcggtgctacgtcagatagtagtcccgaaagtatatcggaacgacattcttgacttagcccataagggacctttaggcgGGCATTTGGGAATAAAGAAGACCGTAGAGCGGGTTCAGAGGGAATTCTATTGGcccaatctgaggaaagatgttactgagtattgtaaaagatgtcatacctgccaggtggtgggtaagccgaatcaagttatccctaaggcccccctccgacctattcccgcatgtgaggagcctttctcccgagtcattgtggattttgtgggacccttacctaaaactgcgagtgggcggcagtatatcatgaccctgatgtgtgccgctacacgatttcccgaggccgtgcctctgggtagtattaggacctctgcggtggtgaaggcccttatcaaattctttaccaccgtggggctacccaaggagatacaatcagaccagggaagtacattcacgtcgaacgtatttcggcagatgatgacccagctcggggtgaggcagattatggcctctgcgtaccacccggagtcacagggagcgttggaaaggttccacgctaccctaaagaccatgcttaaagcttattgccaggagaacgttcgagactgggatgaggctttaccccttttgttatttgccgtaagggatacagtccagtgctccctggggttcagtccgtttgaactggttttcggtcacaggcccaggggacccctaaccctactgaaagaaaaatggtctaacccgaccgcccaagtcagtgtggtcgactatgtgctgaaattccgggaaagacTGCGTCAAGTATGCGCCTGGGCAAACGAAAACCTTAAAGCCTCTCAGGAAAAGATGGGTCAGTGGTATAACCagagagcgagagaacgagagtttcacgtgggcgaccgggtcctggtcctattcccggtagctactcaccctctgggggcgaggtttcaaggaccatatacagtgcgtaagaaaatagactcgctgaattacgtgatcgaaacccccgaccgacgaaagccgacccagttagttcacgtgaacatgataaaaGGGTATCACGAACCCACCCCCCCGGTTGTTGGCGCGGCTATGAAAGCCGATGAAGTTGGGGGGGACGGTAAGGAGGAACCAGAACGGTTCgacaagataggtatagtccctaccagattagagaactctgtcgtattggcgaatcttgcgggtaaagttggccacttaaagcctgaacagcgggagcaggtaatacagctcgttaaccggcatgcagacttatgcccagatgttccccgaaggtgtaatgggacacaacatgatgtgatagctacctcaacccaacctattaaacaagccccttatcggatgaatcctGAGAAAAGCCAGCTggtagagaaggagattgaacatatgctagctgctgggataatccgcgaatcctcatccgcgtgggcttctccttgcgtggttgtcccaaagccggacgggaccatacgattctgtaccgattatcggaaggtcaacgcggttacccagaccgatgcttaccctcttccccgggtggatgattgcattgatcaactggggaaggcaaggtacatcacaaaaattgacttgctaaaggggtactggtgcgttcctttaacggaccgggctcgagagatttcagcctttgtcaccccgtctgggttgtacgagtacaacgttatgccgtttgggatgaaaaatgccccagggacatttcagcggatgatagacgctgtgataaaggggttaacccacaccaaggcttatcttgacgatgtggtagtttggaatgacacctgggaggagcatctgggggctgtagaaagtttgtttacccgaatgtcggcagcccaccttactgtaaacctcgctaagagtgagtttggtcatgccacgatcacctatctggggtatgtggtgggagacgggcagttggcccctgtgcaggcgaaggtccgggctatttccgaggtcccggtaccctccaataaaagggccctgaggaggtttctgggcatggtgggatactatcggaaattctgtaaaaattttgcggacattgcgctcccccttacaaaattactgcagaaggaggaaaaatttgagtggggtcattcttgtcagaatgcctttgaaaagttaaaagccgtactgtgccatgacccggtgttaaaagcgcccgatctgttaacccccttctccttggccacggacgccagcgatgaggcggcaggagcagtcctattgcagcaagcgggggatggagtggagcacccggtagcatatttctctcggaagttcaatagacaccagaggaattactctaccgtggaaaaggaattgttagcgcttgtgttagcgatacaacatttcgaagtgtacatttgtccggcgcaaagacccctagtggtctataccgatcacaacccgctggtattcttgaacaatatgaaaaacaaaaacagaaggttattaagctggagtctgatgctacaagaatttgatattaagatccagcacataaaggggagtgataatgtgctagcggattgcTTATCCAGGTGTTGA